The following proteins come from a genomic window of Cyanobacteriota bacterium:
- a CDS encoding DUF5615 family PIN-like protein, producing MTTIRLYIDEDAMDRRFVEALRLRDVDVITPGETRTTGFSDDEQLVLAMEQGRVFYTFNVADFCQLHFQWLEAGKAHAGIIISSQNYAFGEQLRRVLKLMSV from the coding sequence ATGACTACTATTCGTCTATACATTGATGAAGATGCGATGGATCGACGATTTGTGGAAGCGTTACGCCTTCGTGATGTGGATGTGATCACCCCAGGGGAAACCCGAACCACCGGGTTTAGCGATGATGAGCAACTCGTGCTGGCTATGGAGCAAGGTCGAGTATTTTACACCTTTAACGTGGCAGACTTTTGCCAGCTACACTTCCAATGGTTGGAAGCAGGGAAAGCCCATGCAGGCATCATCATTTCATCCCAGAACTATGCCTTTGGGGAACAATTGCGGCGGGTTTTGAAGCTGATGTCTGTCTGA
- a CDS encoding DUF433 domain-containing protein: MSTPTDIGTLIVSSPETLGGRPRIVGTRVSVQRIAGYYKLGWSAEDISDRLTTVTLAQVYAALAYYHSNRAEIEAALAAEAAEYEQRAATIGT, encoded by the coding sequence ATTTCTACCCCAACGGACATTGGTACCCTGATTGTGTCCTCACCAGAAACCCTAGGAGGACGACCCCGCATTGTGGGAACCCGCGTGTCGGTACAACGCATTGCAGGCTATTACAAACTGGGTTGGAGTGCAGAAGATATTTCTGATCGCTTAACCACGGTTACCCTGGCACAGGTTTATGCAGCCTTAGCTTACTATCACAGTAATCGGGCTGAAATTGAGGCAGCCCTTGCTGCGGAAGCCGCTGAATATGAACAACGTGCCGCCACGATCGGTACCTAA